In Brevibacillus brevis, a genomic segment contains:
- a CDS encoding methyl-accepting chemotaxis protein: MSTKLQALLACLEDIKASQVEDVCVALTDTEKYLAFLPSETLNLHTEPGTPIEGIKGTVTERALRSGKKLSQEQGPEICGTPYISTATPIYEDGRIVGCLTILTSNAKIENIRSVSSTLAATVEEMTATADQVAAVSLHVNEQILGVSQESQFVTTEIDKIFKVLSFVNEMASQSHMLGLNAAIEAARAGEHGRGFSIVANEIRKMATQSKEASEEIQKQLKFIETSMHKMNAAIQSVSSQSQNSSASIQELRAAFEHIANTATELYDEIQK, translated from the coding sequence ATGTCTACCAAATTGCAAGCGCTGTTAGCATGCTTGGAAGATATTAAGGCAAGCCAGGTGGAGGATGTCTGTGTAGCTTTGACCGATACCGAGAAGTATCTCGCTTTTTTGCCGAGCGAGACGTTGAATCTGCACACGGAGCCTGGTACGCCCATCGAAGGAATTAAAGGGACCGTCACGGAAAGGGCGCTGCGCAGTGGAAAGAAACTGTCTCAGGAGCAAGGACCCGAAATCTGCGGAACACCTTACATATCGACGGCAACCCCTATTTACGAAGACGGACGCATCGTCGGCTGCCTCACGATTCTGACCTCGAACGCGAAGATCGAAAACATCCGTTCCGTCTCTTCCACACTCGCTGCTACCGTCGAAGAGATGACCGCGACAGCGGATCAAGTGGCGGCGGTCTCCCTTCATGTCAACGAGCAAATCCTCGGCGTTTCGCAGGAATCACAATTTGTGACGACGGAAATCGACAAGATCTTCAAAGTTCTTTCGTTCGTCAACGAGATGGCTTCCCAATCCCACATGCTCGGTCTAAACGCCGCGATTGAAGCTGCCCGTGCCGGTGAGCACGGCAGAGGCTTCAGCATCGTCGCCAACGAAATCAGAAAAATGGCAACGCAGAGCAAAGAAGCTTCTGAAGAAATCCAAAAGCAGTTGAAGTTCATCGAGACGTCCATGCACAAAATGAATGCCGCCATCCAATCCGTCAGTTCCCAGTCGCAAAACTCCTCGGCGAGCATCCAGGAACTGCGGGCAGCCTTTGAGCATATCGCAAATACCGCAACGGAATTGTATGACGAAATTCAAAAATAG
- a CDS encoding Ig-like domain-containing protein, with the protein MKRMKSKLFQTFTLALATVCAVHFALPATTHAQTAAIAAAADSTGLTVTSKAISVTKGKTTTIQVMYNGQKLDPTRATWSTSNSSVATVKDGVVTGKGTGTVFITVKYSGESIKIRTTVSNPDTLDANMTKASMKKGNEQTVRLTFNGKTLENNKASWTSSNTSVATVKNGVITAKANGTATIAAYYKNLFVLIDVSVESNTSGKLEANETKLKLDKGDKETIKLKYDDETLSGSKATWTTSKSSVATVDDGEVTAKGKGTAIITAKYKNDKVEIEVVVDGSGASDGKLEADTDELSMKKGDKKTIKLTYDDKKLTGSKATWKTSKSSVATVKDGVVTAKAKGTAIITAKYKSYEVEIEVTVKDSNSSGSLEAEDTSITIKKGKKDTIYLLYDDKSLKGSKATWSTSNSSVATVKDGVVTAKKTGTATITAKYKGDSVKIKVTVE; encoded by the coding sequence ATGAAGAGAATGAAGAGCAAGCTGTTTCAAACTTTCACGTTAGCGCTGGCTACCGTTTGCGCGGTCCACTTTGCGCTTCCTGCCACTACGCATGCGCAGACCGCGGCGATTGCGGCCGCAGCGGATTCAACCGGATTGACTGTGACTTCGAAGGCGATCAGCGTCACGAAGGGCAAAACCACGACCATCCAAGTGATGTACAACGGCCAAAAGCTCGATCCTACTCGAGCTACGTGGAGCACGTCCAATTCCTCCGTGGCGACTGTAAAGGATGGCGTGGTGACGGGGAAAGGGACCGGAACTGTGTTCATCACGGTCAAGTACAGCGGAGAGAGCATTAAGATCAGAACCACCGTTTCGAATCCTGATACGCTTGACGCAAATATGACGAAGGCTTCCATGAAAAAAGGAAACGAGCAAACGGTTCGTTTGACGTTTAATGGCAAAACGCTGGAAAACAACAAGGCCAGCTGGACGTCCTCGAACACCTCTGTCGCAACCGTCAAAAACGGCGTGATTACGGCAAAGGCGAACGGAACCGCAACGATCGCTGCCTATTATAAAAACCTGTTCGTATTGATTGATGTCAGTGTCGAGTCCAATACTTCCGGCAAATTGGAAGCGAACGAAACCAAGCTGAAACTGGATAAAGGCGACAAAGAGACAATCAAGCTGAAATATGATGACGAGACCCTTTCCGGTTCAAAAGCAACCTGGACAACATCCAAGTCTTCCGTAGCCACCGTTGATGACGGCGAAGTAACCGCCAAAGGCAAAGGTACGGCGATCATCACGGCGAAGTACAAAAACGATAAGGTTGAGATCGAAGTGGTCGTCGATGGTTCTGGAGCATCGGACGGCAAACTGGAGGCAGACACCGACGAGCTTTCCATGAAGAAAGGCGACAAGAAAACCATTAAGCTGACGTACGACGACAAGAAGTTGACTGGCTCCAAGGCTACCTGGAAGACTTCCAAATCGTCTGTCGCCACTGTGAAAGATGGAGTCGTCACCGCGAAAGCCAAAGGAACCGCAATCATTACCGCCAAGTACAAAAGCTACGAAGTGGAAATCGAAGTAACCGTAAAAGATTCCAACAGCAGCGGCAGCCTGGAAGCAGAGGATACCTCCATCACCATTAAAAAAGGGAAGAAAGACACGATTTACTTGTTGTACGATGACAAGTCGCTGAAAGGCTCCAAAGCAACTTGGAGCACTTCCAATTCGTCCGTAGCTACCGTGAAGGACGGAGTCGTCACGGCCAAGAAAACTGGAACAGCTACGATAACCGC